One genomic segment of Francisella persica ATCC VR-331 includes these proteins:
- the rpsD gene encoding 30S ribosomal protein S4 → MARYLGPKCKLSRREGTDLFLKSGIKANDEKCRINTAPGQHGARRARMSDYGLQLREKQKVRRMYGVLEGQFKKYYIEASRRKGNTGATLLELLESRLDNVVYRMGFAATRAEARQLVVHKGIMVNGHICNVPSAQVKAGDVVAVREKAKKQLRIQNAVELARHRKELSWIDVNTDSLEGTMTSSPDRSELPADINEQLIIELYSK, encoded by the coding sequence ATGGCTAGATATCTAGGACCAAAATGTAAGCTTTCTAGAAGAGAAGGTACTGACTTATTTTTAAAAAGTGGTATAAAAGCTAACGATGAAAAATGTAGAATTAATACTGCGCCAGGTCAGCATGGAGCAAGAAGAGCGCGTATGTCTGACTATGGTTTACAGTTAAGAGAAAAACAAAAAGTGCGTCGTATGTATGGTGTTTTAGAAGGACAATTTAAAAAATACTATATCGAAGCTAGCAGAAGAAAAGGTAACACTGGTGCTACATTGTTAGAGCTGTTAGAGTCGAGATTAGACAATGTTGTTTACAGAATGGGCTTCGCGGCTACGCGCGCAGAAGCAAGACAGTTAGTAGTTCATAAAGGTATCATGGTAAATGGACATATTTGCAATGTTCCATCTGCTCAAGTAAAAGCTGGTGATGTAGTTGCAGTCAGAGAAAAAGCTAAAAAACAACTAAGAATTCAAAATGCTGTAGAACTTGCTAGACATAGAAAAGAGCTTTCTTGGATTGATGTTAATACTGATTCATTAGAAGGTACTATGACATCTTCACCAGATAGATCTGAGTTACCAGCAGACATAAATGAACAATTGATCATCGAGCTTTACTCTAAGTAG
- the rpsK gene encoding 30S ribosomal protein S11 → MAKSIRSSKKKVKRVVTDAVAHIYSSFNNTIVTITDRQGNALSWATSGGSGFRGSRKSTPFAAQVAAERAADMALEYGVKNVDVLVKGPGSGRDSAVRALNAKNLKVTSITDVTPLPHNGCRPPKKRRV, encoded by the coding sequence ATGGCTAAGTCTATTAGATCATCAAAGAAAAAAGTAAAAAGAGTAGTTACTGATGCAGTTGCTCATATTTACTCATCTTTTAATAACACTATAGTAACTATTACAGATAGACAAGGTAATGCTTTATCTTGGGCAACTTCTGGTGGTAGTGGCTTTAGAGGTTCGAGGAAAAGTACACCTTTCGCTGCTCAGGTTGCAGCTGAGAGAGCTGCTGATATGGCTCTTGAGTATGGTGTAAAAAACGTAGATGTCTTAGTAAAAGGACCAGGTTCAGGTAGAGACTCTGCTGTTAGAGCTTTAAATGCTAAAAACTTAAAGGTAACAAGCATAACAGATGTGACTCCATTACCTCATAATGGTTGCCGTCCTCCTAAGAAACGTCGTGTTTAA
- the rpsM gene encoding 30S ribosomal protein S13, producing MARIAGVNIPVHKHTVIGLTSIYGIGKTRAQQICQSCNVNPTVKVKDLTEEQVESLRTEVAKFTVEGDLRREVSMDIKRLMDLGCFRGRRHRRSLPVRGQRTKTNARTRKGPRKPIKA from the coding sequence ATGGCTCGTATAGCTGGTGTTAATATTCCTGTTCATAAGCATACAGTGATAGGATTAACTTCAATTTATGGAATAGGTAAAACAAGAGCACAACAAATTTGCCAGTCTTGCAATGTAAATCCAACTGTTAAAGTCAAAGATTTGACTGAAGAGCAAGTTGAATCTTTAAGAACAGAGGTTGCTAAATTTACGGTAGAAGGTGATTTACGCCGTGAAGTTTCTATGGACATAAAAAGACTTATGGACTTAGGATGCTTTAGAGGTAGAAGACATCGTCGTAGCCTTCCTGTAAGAGGACAAAGAACAAAGACTAATGCACGTACTCGTAAGGGTCCAAGAAAGCCAATTAAGGCGTAA
- the rpmJ gene encoding 50S ribosomal protein L36, producing the protein MKVRASVKKMCRNCKFIKRNRVVRVICTEPRHKQRQG; encoded by the coding sequence ATGAAAGTTAGAGCTTCAGTTAAAAAAATGTGTAGAAACTGTAAATTTATCAAGCGCAATAGAGTAGTTCGTGTGATATGCACAGAACCTAGACATAAGCAAAGACAAGGTTAG